The proteins below are encoded in one region of Knoellia sp. S7-12:
- a CDS encoding NRAMP family divalent metal transporter, whose translation MDARTTPLDGTEPNHPDQTDQTDPATQQEQKANGRSALLGAMFLMATSAIGPGFITQTTNFTVTLGAAFAFAIVVSILVDIAVQMNVWRVIGVSGLRANELANRVAPGLGWALALLILLGGLVFNIGNIAGTGLGTDSMIGLDPKIGAILSAALAIGIFLVKRAGAALDKIVVVLGLVMISLTAYIAFTSNPPVGLALKNSVLPEQIDILAITTLIGGTVGGYITYAGAHRLIESGNTGPEHAREIAKGSVYGIIVTGIMRAILFLAVLGVVHGGAKLAADNPAASAFQQAAGEFGLRAFGVIFWAAAITSVIGASYTTVSFLTTQQTSPRVRNLATVAFIAVCTVLFLLLGKAPVKLLVFAGGFNGVILPIGFTVILWVAWRRRDLLRGYAYPKWLLSVGVLAWLLTLWLGYQSITGLRALWG comes from the coding sequence ATGGACGCCAGGACCACCCCGCTCGACGGCACCGAGCCGAATCACCCTGACCAGACGGACCAGACGGATCCGGCGACCCAGCAGGAGCAGAAGGCCAACGGCCGCAGCGCCCTCCTCGGCGCGATGTTCCTCATGGCCACCTCCGCCATCGGCCCCGGGTTCATCACCCAGACCACGAACTTCACGGTCACGCTGGGAGCCGCCTTCGCCTTCGCGATCGTCGTGTCGATCCTCGTCGACATCGCGGTGCAGATGAACGTCTGGCGCGTCATCGGCGTCTCGGGTCTGCGAGCCAATGAGCTCGCCAATCGCGTTGCCCCGGGCCTGGGTTGGGCCCTCGCCCTGCTGATCCTCCTCGGCGGCCTGGTGTTCAACATCGGCAACATCGCCGGCACCGGGCTTGGCACTGACTCGATGATCGGCCTCGACCCCAAGATCGGCGCCATCCTCTCCGCGGCCCTGGCCATCGGCATCTTCCTCGTCAAGCGAGCCGGTGCGGCACTCGACAAGATCGTCGTCGTCCTCGGCCTCGTCATGATCAGCCTGACGGCCTACATCGCCTTCACCAGCAACCCGCCCGTCGGCCTCGCCCTGAAGAACAGCGTGCTGCCGGAGCAGATCGACATCCTGGCCATCACGACCCTCATCGGTGGCACCGTCGGTGGCTACATCACGTATGCCGGTGCGCACCGCCTCATCGAGTCCGGCAACACCGGCCCCGAGCACGCGAGGGAGATCGCCAAGGGTTCGGTCTACGGGATCATCGTCACCGGCATCATGCGCGCGATCCTCTTCCTCGCCGTCCTCGGTGTCGTCCACGGCGGGGCCAAGCTGGCCGCAGACAACCCGGCCGCGAGCGCCTTCCAGCAGGCCGCTGGCGAGTTCGGGCTCCGTGCCTTCGGCGTCATCTTCTGGGCAGCGGCGATCACGTCCGTCATCGGCGCGAGCTACACGACCGTCTCGTTCCTCACGACGCAGCAGACCTCCCCGCGCGTGCGCAACCTCGCGACCGTCGCCTTCATCGCGGTCTGCACCGTCCTCTTCCTCCTGCTGGGCAAGGCACCGGTCAAGCTGCTCGTCTTCGCCGGTGGCTTCAACGGAGTGATCCTCCCGATCGGCTTCACGGTGATCCTGTGGGTGGCCTGGCGTCGACGCGACCTCCTGCGCGGCTACGCCTACCCGAAGTGGCTGCTCTCGGTCGGCGTCCTCGCGTGGCTGCTCACCCTCTGGCTCGGCTACCAGTCCATCACCGGCCTGCGCGCACTCTGGGGCTGA
- a CDS encoding GntR family transcriptional regulator, translating to MSNSALSAALQRIPDGESALPSAAERVGNALRAQIVDGALQAGTRLTEETISTAIGFSRNTIREAFALLAAERLVVREPNRGVFVATPTIEDVHDLYAARLVIEPVALERGPDFGPHTAVALQAIVDGARSAAAGGDVAGVAQANQEFHRTIARLSGSRRVDQLMEGVLAEMRLVFHLMNDHSQFHEPYLERNAEIVRLLIDDGRPAAAAALADYLADAREHLLSALGDATGS from the coding sequence GTGAGCAACAGCGCCCTCTCCGCCGCCCTGCAGCGCATCCCCGACGGCGAGAGTGCCCTCCCATCGGCGGCAGAGCGGGTCGGCAACGCCCTGCGTGCCCAGATCGTCGATGGCGCCCTGCAAGCAGGAACGCGCCTCACCGAGGAGACCATCAGCACGGCGATCGGCTTCTCCCGCAACACGATTCGCGAGGCCTTCGCGCTGCTGGCCGCCGAACGCCTCGTGGTCCGCGAGCCGAACCGCGGCGTCTTCGTCGCCACCCCGACCATCGAGGACGTGCATGACCTGTATGCCGCACGCCTCGTCATCGAGCCCGTCGCCCTCGAGCGTGGTCCCGACTTCGGGCCCCATACCGCAGTCGCGCTCCAGGCGATCGTCGACGGGGCTCGCAGCGCCGCCGCAGGAGGCGACGTCGCGGGCGTCGCCCAGGCCAACCAGGAGTTCCACCGCACGATCGCCCGGCTCAGCGGCAGCCGGCGGGTCGATCAGCTCATGGAGGGGGTGCTCGCCGAGATGCGCCTCGTCTTCCACCTCATGAACGATCACTCGCAATTCCACGAGCCCTACCTCGAGCGCAATGCCGAGATCGTGCGCCTGCTCATCGACGATGGCCGCCCCGCGGCAGCTGCCGCCCTCGCGGACTATCTCGCCGACGCGCGCGAGCACCTGCTTTCCGCGTTGGGTGACGCCACCGGATCCTGA